Sequence from the Bremerella volcania genome:
AGTTGGCGCAGTTTTTTCTGACGGAGGTGGCCGACGAGCAATTGCACGCTCAATTCCTGGCGAACAAAATCGTTGCCCTGGGTGGCGAACCGACGACCACGCCGCGCCCCGTGAAGAAAGCCGCGTCCGACCGCGAAATGCTCGAAGCCATTGTTGCCGACGAGGGCAAAGCCGCGGCCGACTACACGCAGCGGGCAAAAGACGCCGAGGCGTTCGGCGACAAGGGCCTGGCCGTCCAACTGGAAGACATGATCCGCGACGAGTCCGGGCACCTGGAAGAAACCGAACGCATGCTGCGCGATTGGCCGCTCTAACGAGACGCTGTCCAGCAGCTAAGATGCGATCATGCCCGATCCAAGCCGAGCACCTCGGACGCCACACAAGTTGGGTGTGTTCGCCTTGTCGATGCTCAATGTCGCGGCCATCGCGACGCTCCGCGATCTGCCGGCGATGGCCGAGTACGGCCTGTCTTCGATTACGTACTGCCTGTTTGTCGCGGCCGTCTTCATGATTCCCATCTCCTTGGTTTCGGCCGAGTTGGCGACCGGTTTCCCCCAGGCAGGCGGAGTCCATAACTGGGTGCGGCAGGCATTCGGACCGAGATGGGGATTCGTGGCAATCTGGCTGCAGTGGATTCAAAACGTCGTTTGGTATCCGGTCGTACTTTCGTTTGCAGCCTCCACGTTGGCTTACGCGCTGCACCCCGAATTGGCACAAAACTGCCTCTACATCGTGGCGGTGGTGCTGGCGGCGTATTGGACCAGCACGCTGGTGAACTTTCGCGGTTTGAAGGCATCCAGTCTCATCAGTACGTTGGGCGTCATTGTCGGAACGCTGTTGCCGGCGATCGTCTTGATCGGTTTCGGAGCGGTCTGGTGGCTTAAGGCTTTGCCACGTAGCGACGGGACGCAGCTTGTCCTCTCGGCCCATTCGCTGTTGCCTGACGTTAGCCACCCCTCGCGGATGGTTTTGGCGCTTTCGATGCTGCTGACTTCTTTTGTCGGCATGGAAATGCCGGCCAGCCACGCCCAGGAAGTCCGCAATCCACAACGGGATTATCCGCGCGCGATTTTGATCGCGACGGTGGTCATCTTGGGGCTGGCGATCGTCGGAACGACGGCACTGATCATCGTGATACCGCCCGCGGGAATTGACGCCGAGACGGGCGTGATGCGGATGGTGCAGATCGTTCAGCAGCAACACGATCTTCCCGGCCTCGTTCACTTGGCCGCCGTCCTGATCGCCTTCGGTCTGTTTGGACAAGTGACGACCTGGGTTCCGGGCCCCAGCAAAGGACTGCTGGCAGTCGGTCGCCACGGCTTCTTGCCTCGCTTTTTTCAACAGACGAATCGCAGCGGTATGCAAACGCATATCTTGTTGGTGCAAGCTGCGATCGTAACCGTGCTGTCGCTGGTATTTATGGTGATTCCGTCAGTGGAGACCGCGTATACGCTGCTCATGGCGGCGACCGCTCAAATCTATCTGCTGATGTACATCATGATGTTTGCCGCCGCGATTCGATTGCGATATTCACAACCGGACACGCCGCGCGCCTATCGCGTCCCGGGAGGCAACTCGGGAATGTGGTGCGTTGCCGGCACGGCGATCGCCGGAGCGGTCTTTACCATTTGCGTCTTTTACGCTCCGCAGGCGGGCGTCTCAGCGATCGTCTGGATGGGCCTCTTACACTGGGCGCCCTGATTTTGATGGGCACTCCTCCGTTTATTATCTATGGGCTGCGCAAGTCCGAGTGGGCGACCGACACAGATTCCGCAATGCAGAGATAGGGTATTCAGCATGCTCAAGCACCCGAAGAACTTGACTAACTTGACTAACTTGAAAGACGACGATGCGGTATTGCAACCGCTCTACGGGCGCCGCGCGTTAACAGAACCGATTCCGAAATACAAGTTGCCGGAAAACGAAATGGCGGTCCGCACGGCCTACGAGCTGATTCACGACGAATTGATGTTGGACGGCAATGCGCGGTTGAATCTGGCGACCTTCGTCACAACGTGGATGGAGCCGGAGGCCGAGCAACTGATGGCCGAGTCGTTTTCCAAAAACATGATCGACAAGGACGAGTATCCGCAAACCGCGATGATCGAGGAGCGATGCATCAACATGGTCGCTCGACTCTTTCACGCACCGGAAGAAGGCCAGGCGATTGGGGCATCCGCAATCGGATCGAGCGAAGCGATCATGCTGGCCGGCATGGCGTTGAAGTGGAAGTGGCGTCAGCGCCGAGAGCGTCAGGGGAAATCAAGCGACCGGCCGAACATGGTGATGGGTGCCAACGTGCAGGTCGTCTGGGAAAAGTTTTGCCGTTACTGGGAAGTCGAACCGCGATATGTGCCCATGCAGCGAGGGCATTACACCATCACACCAGAAGGTGTGGTTGACCTCATTGACGAGAACACGATCGGTGTCGTGGCGATCCTGGGGACGACCTTTACCGGTGAGTTCGAACCGGTCGAACAAATCCACGAAGCGTTGATGAAACGAAATGCCGAAACTGGGTGGGAGATCCCGCTTCACGTGGATGCCGCCAGTGGTGGATTCGTCGCTCCGTTCCTTGATCCCGATCTAAAATGGGACTTCCGCTTACCACTCGTGAAATCGACCAACGTCTCGGGGCATAAATACGGCTTGGTCTACCCGGGCGTCTGCTGGGTAGTGTGGCGGGACGAGGCGGAACTGCCGCGGGAACTGATCTTCCACGTCAACTACCTGGGCGGCGACATGCCGACGTTCACGCTCAATTTTTCGCGGCCAGGAAATCAGGTTGTGGCCCAATACTATAACTTTCTGCGACTGGGACGCCGGCTATACGCGCATCATGCAAGCGATGCGAGACACGGCGATGTATCTTTCCGAAGAGATTGGCAAACTAGGACCGTTCGAATTGGCCAGCGATGGCAGTGCGATTCCCGTGTTCGCATTCGAGATGAAAGGCCGCACACATTACACGGTGTTCGATCTATCGGAAAAACTACGCGAACGC
This genomic interval carries:
- a CDS encoding ferritin-like domain-containing protein; translation: MDKQELIDRLNEDLAGELSAIIQYITYAAKATGPYRPQLAQFFLTEVADEQLHAQFLANKIVALGGEPTTTPRPVKKAASDREMLEAIVADEGKAAADYTQRAKDAEAFGDKGLAVQLEDMIRDESGHLEETERMLRDWPL
- a CDS encoding glutamate decarboxylase, whose product is MLKHPKNLTNLTNLKDDDAVLQPLYGRRALTEPIPKYKLPENEMAVRTAYELIHDELMLDGNARLNLATFVTTWMEPEAEQLMAESFSKNMIDKDEYPQTAMIEERCINMVARLFHAPEEGQAIGASAIGSSEAIMLAGMALKWKWRQRRERQGKSSDRPNMVMGANVQVVWEKFCRYWEVEPRYVPMQRGHYTITPEGVVDLIDENTIGVVAILGTTFTGEFEPVEQIHEALMKRNAETGWEIPLHVDAASGGFVAPFLDPDLKWDFRLPLVKSTNVSGHKYGLVYPGVCWVVWRDEAELPRELIFHVNYLGGDMPTFTLNFSRPGNQVVAQYYNFLRLGRRLYAHHASDARHGDVSFRRDWQTRTVRIGQRWQCDSRVRIRDERPHTLHGVRSIGKTTRTRLAGARLYHAARCRGHRRVARLHSRRFQPRHGGHVPGRYS
- a CDS encoding amino acid permease — translated: MPDPSRAPRTPHKLGVFALSMLNVAAIATLRDLPAMAEYGLSSITYCLFVAAVFMIPISLVSAELATGFPQAGGVHNWVRQAFGPRWGFVAIWLQWIQNVVWYPVVLSFAASTLAYALHPELAQNCLYIVAVVLAAYWTSTLVNFRGLKASSLISTLGVIVGTLLPAIVLIGFGAVWWLKALPRSDGTQLVLSAHSLLPDVSHPSRMVLALSMLLTSFVGMEMPASHAQEVRNPQRDYPRAILIATVVILGLAIVGTTALIIVIPPAGIDAETGVMRMVQIVQQQHDLPGLVHLAAVLIAFGLFGQVTTWVPGPSKGLLAVGRHGFLPRFFQQTNRSGMQTHILLVQAAIVTVLSLVFMVIPSVETAYTLLMAATAQIYLLMYIMMFAAAIRLRYSQPDTPRAYRVPGGNSGMWCVAGTAIAGAVFTICVFYAPQAGVSAIVWMGLLHWAP